Proteins from a single region of Corynebacterium casei LMG S-19264:
- the tig gene encoding trigger factor has translation MKTTVDKLSDTRVKLTVNVPFAELDKEIDQAYSAIAQQVSIPGFRKGKAPRQLIDARFGRGAMLEQVVNDMLPSRYEQAVNENDLKVIGQPNIDIPKVEDNDFVEFTAEVDVRPEIEVPDFSKISVSVPALAVADEDVDNALNDLAERFGELKDTKRKLKTGDFAIIDVDAEVDGEKVSEISTEGLSYRVGDDDLIKGLDTALRGLKTDEDNEFTATIESGEHKDKEATIKVHVQQTKERKLPELDDEFAQMASEFDTIEELRENTKNGLEESKKNDQAVAIRDEVLKAALAEVSFELPKSVVDEQVHSQLHQILGEMAHDDAALNRMLEAQGTTREEFDKESRESAEESVRTQLFLDTLADIEEPEVSQQELSDHIMFTAQSYGMDPNQFIQQISSNGQIGNLFSDVRRGKALAAAICRVEAKDDEGNAVDVEQYFGEEDTNEANAEENTNDEA, from the coding sequence GTGAAGACTACCGTGGACAAGCTGAGCGACACCCGCGTCAAGCTCACCGTCAACGTTCCGTTCGCTGAGCTCGACAAGGAAATCGACCAGGCTTACTCTGCGATTGCGCAGCAGGTATCAATTCCGGGTTTCCGTAAGGGTAAGGCCCCTCGCCAGTTGATTGATGCCCGCTTCGGCCGCGGTGCAATGCTGGAGCAGGTCGTCAACGACATGCTTCCTTCCCGCTACGAGCAGGCAGTCAATGAAAATGACCTGAAGGTTATCGGCCAGCCAAACATCGACATCCCTAAGGTTGAAGACAACGACTTCGTTGAGTTCACCGCTGAGGTTGATGTTCGCCCGGAAATCGAAGTACCTGACTTCTCCAAGATTTCCGTTTCCGTCCCAGCATTGGCTGTTGCCGATGAGGACGTAGACAATGCACTCAACGATCTTGCAGAGCGTTTCGGTGAGCTCAAGGACACCAAGCGCAAGCTGAAGACCGGTGACTTCGCAATCATCGACGTTGATGCTGAAGTTGACGGCGAGAAGGTTTCTGAAATCTCCACCGAGGGCTTGTCCTACCGTGTTGGTGATGACGACCTGATCAAGGGCCTCGACACCGCTCTTCGTGGTCTGAAGACCGACGAGGACAATGAGTTCACCGCGACCATCGAGTCCGGCGAGCACAAGGACAAGGAAGCAACCATCAAGGTTCACGTTCAGCAGACCAAGGAGCGCAAGCTTCCTGAGCTCGACGACGAATTCGCACAGATGGCTTCCGAGTTCGACACCATCGAGGAACTGCGTGAGAACACCAAGAATGGTCTCGAAGAGTCCAAGAAGAACGACCAGGCTGTCGCAATCCGCGACGAGGTTCTGAAGGCAGCTTTGGCTGAGGTTTCCTTCGAACTTCCTAAGTCTGTTGTCGATGAGCAGGTTCACTCACAGCTGCACCAGATCCTCGGCGAGATGGCGCACGATGATGCTGCACTCAACCGCATGCTTGAGGCTCAAGGCACCACCCGCGAGGAATTCGACAAGGAATCCCGCGAGTCTGCTGAAGAGTCCGTTCGCACCCAGCTGTTCCTGGACACCTTGGCTGATATTGAAGAGCCAGAGGTTTCCCAGCAGGAGCTGAGCGACCACATCATGTTCACCGCTCAGTCTTACGGCATGGACCCTAACCAGTTCATCCAGCAGATCTCTTCCAACGGTCAGATCGGCAACCTGTTCTCCGACGTTCGTCGTGGCAAGGCACTCGCAGCAGCTATCTGCCGCGTTGAGGCTAAGGACGATGAGGGCAACGCAGTTGACGTTGAGCAGTACTTCGGCGAAGAAGACACCAACGAAGCTAACGCAGAAGAGAACACCAACGACGAGGCATAA
- a CDS encoding mycothiol-dependent nitroreductase Rv2466c family protein, translating to MSQSVKFWFDVTCPFAWATSRWIKEVEKVRDITVEFVPMSLAVLNDGRDLPENYTNGMKAAWGPARVFAKVATDEPNKVDELYTIMGNKVHGEEQGGKTGYGAYDELIKEALAEAGLDASYAEVANTEDADEALRAFHNEGINSVGDEVGTPVIKLGDTAFFGPVITRIPTGEEAGEIFDAAVRLSEYPYFFEIKRSRTEMPQVSNK from the coding sequence GTGTCTCAGTCTGTGAAATTTTGGTTCGATGTAACTTGCCCATTCGCGTGGGCTACTTCCCGCTGGATTAAGGAAGTAGAGAAAGTTCGCGACATCACCGTCGAATTCGTTCCAATGTCTCTCGCTGTCCTCAATGATGGTCGTGACCTGCCGGAAAACTACACCAACGGGATGAAGGCGGCTTGGGGGCCTGCTCGTGTATTCGCCAAGGTTGCTACTGATGAACCAAACAAGGTTGATGAGCTTTACACCATCATGGGCAACAAGGTTCATGGTGAAGAGCAGGGCGGCAAGACCGGCTACGGCGCCTATGATGAGCTGATTAAGGAAGCTCTCGCAGAAGCTGGCCTGGATGCTTCCTACGCTGAGGTTGCCAACACCGAGGACGCTGATGAAGCACTGCGCGCATTCCACAACGAAGGCATCAACTCCGTTGGTGACGAGGTAGGCACCCCAGTGATCAAGCTGGGCGACACCGCATTCTTCGGCCCAGTTATCACCCGCATCCCAACCGGCGAAGAAGCTGGCGAAATCTTCGACGCGGCAGTTCGCTTGTCCGAGTACCCTTACTTCTTCGAAATCAAACGCTCCCGAACCGAAATGCCACAGGTCAGCAACAAGTAA
- a CDS encoding ribose-5-phosphate isomerase — MRVYLGADHAGFETKNLIKEHLTSQGHDVYDCGAHVYDAEDDYPAFCIEAAQRTVNDPGSLGIVLGGSGNGEQIAANKVKGARCALAWSPETARLAREHNNAQLIGIGGRMHSAEEALAIVDAFIDQEWSQAERHQRRIDILAEYERTNIAPEVPEAPEA; from the coding sequence ATGCGCGTTTACTTAGGAGCAGATCACGCAGGGTTCGAGACCAAGAATCTCATTAAAGAACACCTGACCAGCCAGGGCCACGACGTTTATGACTGTGGCGCACATGTTTATGACGCTGAGGATGACTACCCAGCGTTTTGTATTGAAGCCGCACAGCGAACCGTCAATGATCCAGGTTCTTTGGGCATCGTGCTGGGTGGTTCCGGCAATGGTGAGCAGATTGCTGCCAACAAGGTCAAGGGCGCACGTTGTGCGTTGGCGTGGTCTCCTGAGACCGCCCGCCTTGCCCGTGAGCACAACAACGCTCAACTCATCGGTATCGGTGGACGCATGCATTCCGCCGAGGAAGCCTTGGCCATCGTGGACGCTTTCATTGACCAGGAATGGTCCCAGGCTGAGCGCCACCAGCGCCGCATTGACATCCTTGCCGAATATGAGCGCACCAACATTGCCCCTGAGGTTCCTGAGGCACCTGAAGCCTAA
- a CDS encoding aldo/keto reductase, whose translation MTEHQSTSEFDPSIVPVVELNDGNTIPQLGYGVFKVPPEDTEALVAEALKVGYRHIDTAAIYGNEEGVGAAIAKSDVPREELFITTKLWNDRHEDVEAALQESLDKLGLDYVDLYLIHWPSTSTGNFKAAWKGLEQAKEQGLAKSIGVANFTVKNLEDLEMVSKIRPAVNQIELHPYFARWKEIDAGRVHGTKVESWGPLGQNKTDLLENEDILAAAEAHSKTPAQIVLRWHLQNNVIVFPKTATPSRMRENFDIFDFELTDAEMLAINDLDLGEEGRVGSDPDEFS comes from the coding sequence ATGACCGAACACCAATCAACATCAGAATTTGATCCCTCAATTGTCCCAGTCGTTGAACTCAACGATGGCAACACCATTCCGCAACTGGGCTACGGCGTATTCAAGGTTCCACCCGAGGACACCGAAGCACTGGTTGCTGAAGCCTTGAAGGTGGGCTACCGCCATATAGATACCGCTGCCATCTACGGCAATGAAGAAGGCGTTGGCGCAGCTATCGCTAAATCGGACGTTCCACGCGAGGAGCTGTTCATCACCACCAAGCTATGGAATGATCGCCATGAAGACGTGGAAGCAGCACTGCAGGAATCCTTGGACAAGCTGGGCTTGGACTACGTTGACTTGTACCTCATCCACTGGCCATCGACCAGCACCGGCAACTTCAAAGCCGCTTGGAAGGGCTTGGAGCAGGCGAAAGAACAAGGCCTGGCCAAGTCCATCGGCGTTGCGAACTTCACCGTTAAAAACCTGGAAGATTTGGAGATGGTCTCCAAGATTCGCCCCGCTGTCAACCAGATTGAGCTGCACCCTTACTTCGCACGTTGGAAAGAAATCGACGCCGGTCGTGTGCATGGCACCAAGGTTGAGTCCTGGGGACCACTGGGGCAAAACAAGACTGACTTGTTGGAAAACGAAGACATCCTCGCAGCAGCAGAGGCACACTCAAAGACCCCTGCGCAGATTGTTCTACGCTGGCACCTGCAGAACAACGTCATCGTCTTCCCAAAGACCGCTACCCCATCGCGTATGCGTGAGAACTTTGACATCTTTGACTTTGAACTCACGGATGCTGAAATGCTCGCCATCAATGACTTGGACTTGGGCGAAGAAGGGCGTGTCGGCAGTGACCCGGATGAATTTAGCTAA
- a CDS encoding IS256 family transposase: protein MAAAPYSIDPTTYLDELLAQASPDLMREMLQGFINQILSTQADQVCGADYATTSESRTNVRNGYRHRDLDTRVGTIDVAVPKLRTGSFFPDWLLERRTRAERALTTVIATCYLKGVSTRRMNDLVASLGINNLSKSQVSEMAKDLDCMVEDFRTRPLDTGPYLYVSCDALTMKVREGGRVVKTSVLLATGVNAEGYRELLGMQVATSESASSWTGFFRDLKARGLNEVYLVTSDAHLGIQHAISDVLPNASWQRCRTHFAKNLSAMVPKTQWPTLSAMFHTIFQQPDSESVWSQAKEVVAFCEKKFPHVADYLEEALDELLAFTNTPKSVWKKVWSNNPTERLNREIRRRTDVVGIFPNRDAVVRLVGAVLAEQHDDWIQQNRYMSLTSLEQTKAMITANVIDADTTTKEVA, encoded by the coding sequence ATGGCCGCTGCCCCTTATTCTATAGACCCGACTACCTACTTAGACGAATTGCTCGCTCAAGCATCCCCAGATCTCATGCGCGAGATGCTTCAAGGTTTCATTAACCAAATCCTCTCGACCCAAGCTGACCAAGTCTGCGGCGCCGATTACGCCACCACGTCTGAGTCTCGCACCAATGTCCGCAACGGCTACCGCCACCGCGACCTAGATACTCGCGTGGGTACCATCGATGTTGCAGTACCTAAGCTACGCACTGGATCGTTCTTCCCGGACTGGCTCCTGGAAAGACGAACCCGGGCCGAACGAGCACTCACCACCGTGATAGCCACCTGCTACTTGAAGGGCGTATCCACTCGCAGGATGAACGATCTTGTCGCTAGTCTAGGTATCAATAATCTCTCAAAATCCCAGGTCTCTGAGATGGCGAAAGATCTTGATTGCATGGTCGAAGATTTTCGCACCAGGCCACTAGATACCGGCCCATACTTGTATGTCTCATGTGACGCGTTAACCATGAAAGTCCGTGAAGGCGGACGAGTGGTTAAAACCTCCGTACTCCTTGCTACCGGGGTTAATGCTGAAGGCTACCGCGAGCTACTAGGCATGCAGGTTGCTACCTCGGAATCAGCATCGTCATGGACCGGGTTCTTCCGTGACTTAAAAGCCCGCGGGCTTAATGAGGTCTATTTGGTAACCAGTGATGCTCACTTAGGTATCCAGCACGCGATCAGTGACGTGTTACCGAATGCGTCCTGGCAACGATGCCGTACCCATTTCGCGAAGAACCTCTCAGCGATGGTGCCCAAGACTCAATGGCCGACGTTATCGGCGATGTTTCACACGATATTCCAACAACCAGACTCGGAATCGGTGTGGTCCCAAGCCAAAGAGGTCGTGGCATTTTGCGAGAAGAAGTTCCCACACGTGGCCGACTACCTAGAAGAAGCCCTCGACGAACTATTGGCGTTTACCAATACGCCGAAATCAGTGTGGAAGAAGGTCTGGTCGAATAACCCCACTGAACGGCTCAATCGAGAAATCCGGCGCCGCACAGATGTTGTTGGAATCTTCCCTAATCGTGACGCTGTTGTGCGCCTCGTTGGTGCTGTGTTGGCAGAACAACATGATGACTGGATTCAGCAAAACCGCTACATGTCACTGACAAGCCTTGAGCAAACCAAAGCAATGATCACCGCCAACGTCATCGACGCCGACACCACCACCAAGGAAGTCGCATGA
- a CDS encoding transposase-like zinc-binding domain-containing protein, with the protein MSTNRPRCPICTGLMKKNGYTQAGTQRWRCTQGCRGSSVRNSQQASKDAATFRLFYTWITTGRSLNSLAQEHNTTRQTLHARMKWCWLIQPNVEIDHNRVYDQLFIDGTYLNKQCLLIAASLDHVVAWLWCDKESTTNYIKLISQLQPPLIITLDGGTGALSAIKKCWPTSHIQRCTVHVQRHIRRQTTSRPRTEAGKAIYALALSLTKVETPDDAYQWNTNLLATHEFYKPTLAKKTFYKRGQHPSGKTWDWTHGQVRRSGVSAFR; encoded by the coding sequence GTGAGTACAAACAGACCAAGATGCCCCATCTGTACAGGGCTAATGAAGAAAAACGGATACACACAAGCCGGCACCCAACGCTGGCGATGCACACAAGGCTGCCGCGGATCCTCAGTAAGAAACAGCCAACAAGCCAGCAAAGACGCCGCAACCTTCCGACTGTTCTACACCTGGATCACCACGGGTCGTTCCCTCAACAGCCTCGCACAAGAACACAACACCACCCGCCAAACCCTGCACGCACGCATGAAATGGTGCTGGCTGATACAACCTAACGTAGAAATCGACCACAATAGGGTCTATGACCAGCTATTTATCGACGGCACCTACCTCAACAAACAGTGCCTGCTCATCGCCGCAAGCCTCGACCACGTCGTCGCATGGCTGTGGTGCGATAAAGAATCCACCACCAACTACATCAAACTCATCTCCCAACTACAGCCCCCACTGATCATCACCCTCGACGGCGGGACCGGAGCCTTATCAGCAATCAAAAAATGCTGGCCCACCAGCCACATTCAACGCTGCACCGTCCACGTTCAACGCCATATCAGACGCCAAACCACCTCCAGGCCACGCACAGAAGCAGGCAAAGCCATCTACGCACTAGCCCTGTCGCTGACCAAAGTAGAAACCCCCGACGACGCCTACCAATGGAATACAAACCTGCTGGCCACCCACGAGTTTTACAAACCCACACTCGCTAAGAAAACCTTTTATAAACGCGGTCAACACCCCAGCGGGAAAACCTGGGACTGGACACACGGTCAAGTCCGACGGAGTGGTGTTTCTGCCTTTCGTTGA
- a CDS encoding IS256 family transposase, with amino-acid sequence MDSVAKRDPEDSAKIKAIEQKLLANPEISKLIDELGTTATDANDLVRGLLQASVTRGLEAEMDAHLGYSKGDREAKAAGGGDNYRNGSYVKKVDSNYGPVDVTVPRDRQGTFLPTMVPKGSRRLTDVDDMIISLYAGGMTVRDIQHHMATVMRVDISHETISAVTDAVLDEVMIWQNRQLDEFYPVIFLDALRIKVRDGGRVVNKSAFLAIGVDMDGIKHILGIWLAKEEGASFWAHVCANLASRGVQDVFIVCCDGLKGLPEAVEATWPDSMVQTCVVHLIRAANRWVAYGDRKTVSAALKKVYTAPEEATARAALDEFADSELGQKYPQSVKVWTDAWERFVPFLQFPPMARKVIYTTNSIESMNNELRKATRNRVQFTNDDSAIKTLWLMICNIEDKRAAKRAKQGKKAAATSGRLIEGRKVTNWKQAINQMAVAYPERFTNYL; translated from the coding sequence ATGGATTCTGTGGCGAAACGAGATCCGGAAGATTCCGCGAAGATTAAAGCGATCGAGCAGAAACTGCTCGCGAACCCGGAGATATCCAAGCTCATTGACGAGCTGGGAACCACAGCAACGGACGCCAACGACCTAGTCCGGGGATTACTGCAAGCTTCGGTCACCCGTGGCTTGGAAGCCGAAATGGATGCCCACCTGGGTTATTCCAAAGGCGATCGTGAGGCCAAAGCGGCCGGTGGTGGCGATAATTATCGCAACGGCTCCTATGTCAAAAAGGTTGATTCGAACTACGGCCCGGTCGATGTCACCGTCCCACGTGATCGGCAGGGCACGTTCTTGCCCACGATGGTGCCGAAAGGCTCACGCAGGTTAACCGATGTCGATGACATGATCATCAGTTTGTATGCCGGTGGCATGACAGTGCGCGATATCCAGCATCATATGGCCACGGTCATGAGGGTTGATATCTCGCATGAAACGATTTCCGCAGTGACTGATGCGGTGCTAGATGAAGTCATGATCTGGCAAAACCGTCAGCTAGACGAGTTCTACCCCGTAATTTTCTTAGATGCCCTGCGTATCAAAGTTCGCGACGGTGGACGAGTAGTTAACAAGTCCGCCTTTTTGGCTATCGGCGTGGATATGGACGGGATCAAACACATCCTGGGTATCTGGTTGGCGAAAGAAGAAGGCGCCTCCTTCTGGGCTCATGTGTGCGCGAACCTGGCAAGCCGTGGAGTCCAGGACGTGTTTATTGTCTGCTGCGATGGTTTGAAAGGCCTGCCGGAAGCGGTGGAAGCAACGTGGCCGGATTCGATGGTGCAGACCTGTGTGGTGCATTTGATTCGTGCAGCAAACCGGTGGGTGGCCTATGGCGATCGTAAGACCGTATCTGCGGCGTTGAAGAAGGTGTATACCGCGCCTGAAGAGGCAACCGCACGTGCAGCGTTGGATGAATTCGCCGACTCAGAACTGGGCCAGAAATATCCCCAATCAGTCAAGGTCTGGACGGATGCGTGGGAGCGTTTCGTGCCGTTTCTGCAGTTCCCGCCGATGGCCAGAAAGGTCATCTATACGACAAACTCGATTGAGTCGATGAATAACGAGCTGCGTAAAGCTACCCGTAACCGCGTGCAATTTACCAATGATGATTCCGCGATTAAGACGCTGTGGTTGATGATCTGCAATATTGAGGATAAACGCGCGGCTAAACGCGCAAAACAGGGCAAGAAAGCTGCTGCTACCAGCGGAAGACTCATCGAAGGCAGAAAGGTCACCAACTGGAAACAAGCCATCAACCAAATGGCCGTGGCCTACCCCGAACGATTCACCAACTACCTATAA